One Entelurus aequoreus isolate RoL-2023_Sb linkage group LG09, RoL_Eaeq_v1.1, whole genome shotgun sequence genomic window carries:
- the cdc42ep3 gene encoding cdc42 effector protein 3 produces MPAKAPIYLKHTNTKKGKKCRLRDILSPDLISPPLGDFRHTIHIGRGGQRDAFGDMSFLQGKYELLPGKGEPQYGVQSEFLRANSTGDALYVETPSPVLKNAISLPTIGGCQALTLPLVSSTVFSIPPEPLGDITGSTTGSTTGSTLPQKTDSVEDVEIVQIDTLLHPTDNFSSKAPRVPPKPGSKTWSTMGSTLPQKTDSVEDVEIVQIDTLLHPTDNFSSKAPRVPPKPGPKTWSTRGSTLPQKTDSVEDVEIVQIDTLLHPTDNFSSKAPRVPPKPSSTTWSTMGSTLPQKTDIVEDMEIMQMDTLLHPTDNFSSKAPHVPRKPDVLLDLLQKTTKPNSKLNSVTKANIANKRVSRIEKPSCYYIHGHSNTNYIANGSLHSNASSDSFESFYTKEDDKTKIYNDKVYIHNKSKVFGHFTNDINLEFKAQALSKCNGDWVDRDSGVEEGRICDFDLDFSKEKSTSQESLTRITDSLLSLELDLGPSIMDDVLNIMDKPAVKSRP; encoded by the coding sequence ATGCCAGCGAAAGCTCCAATTTACCTGAAACACACCAACACTAAGAAGGGGAAGAAATGTCGCCTTCGAGACATTTTGTCACCGGACCTGATCAGTCCGCCACTTGGCGATTTTCGACACACTATTCACATAGGTAGAGGGGGACAGAGAGATGCCTTTGGGGACATGTCCTTCCTCCAGGGGAAATATGAACTCTTACCAGGGAAGGGGGAACCTCAGTATGGCGTCCAAAGTGAGTTCCTGCGAGCAAACAGTACAGGTGATGCTTTATATGTGGAGACCCCATCTCCTGTCCTCAAAAACGCCATCTCCCTCCCAACGATCGGTGGCTGTCAGGCACTGACCCTCCCACTCGTTTCCTCCACTGTCTTCTCAATACCTCCTGAGCCGCTGGGGGACATAACGGGCTCTACAACGGGCTCTACAACGGGCTCTACACTGCCCCAGAAAACTGACAGTGTTGAGGATGTGGAGATTGTGCAGATTGACACTTTGTTGCATCCTACTGACAACTTCAGCAGCAAGGCTCCACGTGTTCCACCGAAACCTGGCTCTAAAACGTGGTCTACAATGGGGTCTACACTACCCCAGAAAACTGACAGTGTTGAGGACGTGGAGATTGTGCAGATTGACACTTTGTTGCATCCTACTGACAACTTCAGCAGCAAGGCTCCACGTGTTCCACCGAAACCTGGCCCTAAAACGTGGTCTACAAGGGGGTCTACACTGCCCCAGAAAACTGACAGTGTTGAGGACGTGGAGATTGTGCAGATTGACACTTTGTTGCATCCTACTGACAACTTCAGCAGCAAGGCTCCACGTGTTCCACCGAAACCTTCCTCTACAACGTGGTCTACAATGGGGTCTACACTGCCCCAGAAAACTGACATTGTTGAGGACATGGAGATCATGCAGATGGACACTTTGTTGCATCCCACTGACAACTTCAGCAGCAAGGCTCCACATGTTCCACGGAAACCTGACGTCCTTCTGGACCTCCTGCAGAAGACGACAAAGCCCAACTCTAAACTCAACTCAGTCACCAAAGCTAACATCGCGAACAAACGAGTAAGTAGGATTGAGAAGCCATCTTGCTATTACATCCACGGTCATAGTAACACTAACTACATAGCTAACGGAAGCCTTCACAGCAATGCAAGCAGCGACAGCTTTGAAAGTTTTTATACAAAAGAGGACGATAAGACCAAAATCTACAATGACAAAGTTTATATCCATAACAAGAGCAAAGTTTTTGGACATTTTACCAATGACATTAACTTGGAGTTCAAGGCGCAGGCGCTCTCCAAGTGCAATGGAGACTGGGTGGACAGAGACAGCGGTGTGGAGGAGGGACGCATCTGTGATTTTGACTTGGACTTTTCCAAAGAGAAGAGCACATCACAGGAGTCGCTCACTCGGATCACAGACTCACTGCTCTCCCTTGAACTTGATCTGGGTCCATCCATCATGGATGATGTGCTCAACATAATGGATAAACCCGCAGTGAAGAGCAGGCCTTGA